The proteins below come from a single Orcinus orca chromosome 6, mOrcOrc1.1, whole genome shotgun sequence genomic window:
- the GCNT1 gene encoding beta-1,3-galactosyl-O-glycosyl-glycoprotein beta-1,6-N-acetylglucosaminyltransferase translates to MIPTFLDLNVLPSISRCLCISDKCKLTNLQATTEGKSLLLEAWKTVLNKDKSPIVVEMLRKLRRRKLFSYPTKYYFFLLVFSLVTFSVLRIHQKPEFVNVGHLELLEENPSSNINCTKVLQGDVDEIQKVKLEILTVKFRNRPRWTNYDYINMTSDCASFIKKRKYIVEPLSKEEAEFPIAYSVVVHHKIEMLDRLLRAIYMPQNFYCIHVDSKSEESFLAAVIGIASCFSNVFVASQLESVVYASWSRVQADLNCMQDLYRMNADWKYLINLCGMDFPIKTNLEIVRKLKSLMGENNLETERMPSNKKERWKKHYAVVNGKLTNMGTDKIHPPLETPLFSGSAYFVVSRRYVEYVLENEKIQKFMEWAKDTYSPDEYLWATIQRIPEVPGSLSLSHKYDMSDMQAIARFVKWQYFEGDISKGAPYPPCSGVHVRSVCVFGAGDLNWMLRVHHLFANKFDTDIDLFAIQCLDEHLRHKALETLKH, encoded by the exons ATGATCCCGACTTTTCTTGATTTAAATG tgcTGCCCTCCATTTCAAGATGCCTTTGCATTTCTGATAAATGCAAACTGACAAATCTCCAGGCCACCACAGAGGGGAAATCATTACTGCTTGAAGCCTGGAAGACTGTCCTTAATAAAGACAAGTCCCCAATTGTTGTTGAAATGCTGAGGAAGTTGCGGAGGAGGAAACTTTTTTCTTATCCCACTAAATACTActtcttccttcttgttttttCCCTGGTCACCTTCTCTGTTTTAAGAATTCATCAAAAGCCTGAATTTGTAAATGTTGGACATTTGGAGCTGCTTGAAGAGAATCCTAGTAGTAATATTAATTGTACCAAAGTTCTGCAGGGTGACGTAGATGAAATCCAAAAGGTAAAGCTTGAGATTCTAACAGTGAAATTTAGAAATCGCCCTCGATGGACAAACTATGACTACATAAACATGACCAGTGATTGTGCTTCTTTCATCAAGAAGCGCAAATATATTGTAGAACCCCTTAGTAAGGAAGAGGCAGAGTTTCCAATAGCATATTCTGTAGTGGTTCATCACAAAATTGAAATGCTTGACAGGCTCCTGAGGGCCATTTATATGCCTCAGAATTTCTATTGCATTCACGTGGATTCAAAATCAGAGGAATCCTTTTTGGCCGCGGTGATTGGCATTGCATCCTGTTTCAGTAATGTCTTTGTGGCCAGTCAGCTGGAGAGCGTTGTGTATGCATCTTGGAGCCGGGTTCAGGCTGACCTCAACTGCATGCAGGACCTCTACCGAATGAACGCAGACTGGAAGTACTTGATAAATCTCTGCGGTATGGATTTTCCTATTAAAACCAACCTGGAAATTGTCAGGAAGCTCAAGTCGTTAATGGGCGAGAATAACCTAGAAACGGAGAGAATGCcatccaataaaaaagaaaggtggaAAAAGCATTATGCAGTCGTGAATGGAAAGTTGACAAACATGGGGACCGACAAAATACATCCTCCTCTTGAAACACCTCTGTTTTCAGGCAGTGCCTATTTTGTGGTCAGTAGGAGGTATGTGGAGTATGTGCTCgagaatgaaaaaatacaaaagtttATGGAGTGGGCAAAAGACACATACAGCCCGGACGAGTATCTCTGGGCCACTATTCAGAGGATCCCCGAAGTCCCAGGGTCACTGTCCTTAAGCCATAAGTACGATATGTCCGACATGCAAGCAATTGCCAGGTTTGTCAAGTGGCAGTACTTTGAAGGTGACATTTCCAAGGGCGCCCCCTACCCGCCGTGCAGCGGCGTCCACGTGCGCTCCGTGTGCGTTTTCGGAGCGGGTGACTTGAACTGGATGCTGCGCGTGCACCACTTGTTCGCCAACAAGTTCGACACGGACATCGACCTCTTTGCCATCCAGTGTTTGGATGAGCATCTGAGGCATAAGGCCCTGGAGACATTAAAACACTGA